A stretch of Lathyrus oleraceus cultivar Zhongwan6 chromosome 6, CAAS_Psat_ZW6_1.0, whole genome shotgun sequence DNA encodes these proteins:
- the LOC127092361 gene encoding uncharacterized protein LOC127092361: MKVFGFCIVFLMVVTTFTFFSLSTTTDPSWFSYLFGTKCADETTPIVVSRKLKENFNNNKSNEKGGRGDRENLEDYNPADPTPGSDNKDVNPGPIEHETPPGD, from the exons ATGAAGGTTTTTGGCTTTTGTATTGTGTTCTTGATGGTTGTCACAACTTTTACCTTTTTTAGCCTCTCAACTACTACAGATCCCTCTTGGTTTTCAT ATTTGTTTGGTACAAAATGTGCTGATGAAACAACACCAATTGTAGTTAGCAGAAAACTGAAG GAAAATTTCAATAATAATAAAAGCAACGAAAAAGGCGGTAGGGGCGATCGTGAAAATCTTGAAGATTACAATCCAGCTGATCCAACACCAGGTTCAGATAACAAGGATGTTAATCCAGGACCAATTGAGCATGAAACTCCTCCTGGAGATTAA